In Quercus robur chromosome 11, dhQueRobu3.1, whole genome shotgun sequence, the following proteins share a genomic window:
- the LOC126705671 gene encoding probable carboxylesterase 4, mitochondrial isoform X3: MDSSNNETTHEFPPYFKVYKDGRIERYMVPDSGGNHLAPAGLDSKTGVQTKDVVVLPESGVSARLFIPKINGPDQKFPLVVHYHGGGFCLGSPFMKTFHNFLVSLVSEAKVVVISVDYRLAPEQALPVAHEDSWAAMQWISAHSNGQGPEPWLNQYADFGRVFVAGESAGANIAHYVAVQAGATGLAGPNVIGSIILHPYFGGKEPDKMINYMYPTSVGFKDPILYPEADPNLSKMAGKKVLVCVAEKDWLKDRGLGYCETLRKSGWNGSVGYFESEGEGHGFFLLNPSSDKVGPLIKAMVDFINQN; this comes from the coding sequence aTGGATTCAAGTAACAATGAAACAACCCACGAATTCCCACCATACTTCAAAGTCTACAAAGATGGTCGCATTGAAAGGTACATGGTCCCAGATAGCGGAGGTAACCACCTTGCACCCGcaggcctagactccaaaactGGGGTCCAAACCAAAGACGTCGTCGTTTTGCCCGAATCAGGTGTCTCAGCTAGACTCTTCATCCCCAAAATCAACGGCCCAGATCAAAAGTTCCCTCTAGTTGTTCACTACCACGGTGGGGGCTTCTGCCTTGGATCACCTTTCATGAAAACCTTTCACAACTTTCTTGTTTCCTTAGTCTCAGAAGCCAAAGTGGTTGTTATTTCCGTTGACTATAGGCTAGCCCCAGAGCAGGCTCTACCAGTTGCACATGAAGATTCTTGGGCTGCGATGCAGTGGATTTCAGCCCACTCAAATGGGCAAGGACCCGAACCTTGGTTGAACCAGTATGCGGATTTCGGGCGGGTTTTTGTGGCGGGTGAGAGTGCAGGGGCTAACATAGCCCATTACGTTGCAGTCCAAGCTGGCGCTACAGGATTGGCTGGTCCTAATGTTATTGGGTCAATCATATTGCACCCATATTTTGGGGGCAAAGAGCCTgataaaatgattaattatatGTACCCGACTAGTGTCGGGTTCAAAGATCCGATACTGTACCCGGAAGCGGATCCGAATTTGTCAAAGATGGCAGGTAAGAAAGTGCTGGTTTGTGTGGCGGAGAAAGATTGGCTAAAAGATAGAGGTTTGGGTTATTGTGAAACATTGAGAAAGAGTGGTTGGAATGGTAGTGTGGGATATTTTGAGAGTGAAGGAGAGGGACATGGGTTTTTTCTGTTGAACCCAAGTAGCGACAAGGTGGGGCCACTGATCAAAGCCATGGTTGATTTCATAAATCAGAACTAA
- the LOC126705671 gene encoding probable carboxylesterase 4, mitochondrial isoform X4 → MDSSNNETTHEFPPYFKVYKDGRIERYMVPDSGGNHLAPAGLDSKTGVQTKDVVVLPESGVSARLFIPKINGPDQKFPLVVHYHGGGFCLGSPFMKTFHNFLVSLVSEAKVVVISVDYRLAPEQALPVAHEDSWAAMQWISAHSNGQGPEPWLNQYADFGRVFVAGESAGANIAHYVAVQAGATGLAGPNVIGSIILHPYFGGKEPDKMINYMYPTSVGFKDPILYPEADPNLSKMAGKKVLVCVAEKDWLKDRGLGYCETLRKSGWNGSVGYFESEGEGHGFFLLNPSSDKVGPLIKAMADFINQN, encoded by the coding sequence aTGGATTCAAGTAACAATGAAACAACCCACGAATTCCCACCATACTTCAAAGTCTACAAAGATGGTCGCATTGAAAGGTACATGGTCCCAGATAGCGGAGGTAACCACCTTGCACCCGcaggcctagactccaaaactGGGGTCCAAACCAAAGACGTCGTCGTTTTGCCCGAATCAGGTGTCTCAGCTAGACTCTTCATCCCCAAAATCAACGGCCCAGATCAAAAGTTCCCTCTAGTTGTTCACTACCACGGTGGGGGCTTCTGCCTTGGATCACCTTTCATGAAAACCTTTCACAACTTTCTTGTTTCCTTAGTCTCAGAAGCCAAAGTGGTTGTTATTTCCGTTGACTATAGGCTAGCCCCAGAGCAGGCTCTACCAGTTGCACATGAAGATTCTTGGGCTGCGATGCAGTGGATTTCAGCCCACTCAAATGGGCAAGGACCCGAACCTTGGTTGAACCAGTATGCGGATTTCGGGCGGGTTTTTGTGGCGGGTGAGAGTGCAGGGGCTAACATAGCCCATTACGTTGCAGTCCAAGCTGGCGCTACAGGATTGGCTGGTCCTAATGTTATTGGGTCAATCATATTGCACCCATATTTTGGGGGCAAAGAGCCTgataaaatgattaattatatGTACCCGACTAGTGTCGGGTTCAAAGATCCGATACTGTACCCGGAAGCGGATCCGAATTTGTCAAAGATGGCAGGTAAGAAAGTGCTGGTTTGTGTGGCGGAGAAAGATTGGCTAAAAGATAGAGGTTTGGGTTATTGTGAAACATTGAGAAAGAGTGGTTGGAATGGTAGTGTGGGATATTTTGAGAGTGAAGGAGAGGGACATGGGTTTTTTCTGTTGAACCCAAGTAGCGACAAG